The following is a genomic window from Opitutaceae bacterium.
ATCCCCCAACGTACGGTCGTGGAGCCGGCGGCGAAATGTGGCGGCTCGAGGACAGCCTCTGGGAATTGCTGAGCGAATGCCGCGCCGTTTTGCAGCCAAAACCGCTGTTCTTGCTGATCAACGCGTACACCGCCCGCCTGTCTCCAACCGTGGTCCTCAATCTCCTCGCCGAACTCATGCAGGGCCGCGGTGGATCGCTCACAGGGGGCGAAGTGGGACTGCCCATACAAAAGGACGGCAAGGTGCTGCCCTGCGGAATTTATGGACGCTGGGAGGCAGACGCATAGAATCTCCGCGCCGCTTGCCTCGATATCATGTCCTACTCCGAACGCTATTTCAACGAGGTGATGCAACGCCTCGACGTCGCCAGGAAATCCAATGCAGCGGCCATCAGGCAAATCGCGCCAGCGATCGGCCAATCAATCGCGGCCGGCGGCGTGCTTCATGTCTTCGGAAGCGGACACAGCGAAGTCATCGCCCGTGAAATCATCGGACGCGCCGGAGGGCTGGCCTGCGTCAGCGGCATTCTCGATCCCACCGGCGGCTTCATCGAAAACCTGGTGGGCTATGGATCGTCGCTGATCGCACGCCACGACCGCCAGTACCAGCTGCTGCCGGGCGAAACGATCATTGTCATTTCCAACTCGGGAAAAAACGTGTCGCCGATCGAGGTCGCCCTCTACGCGAAGGAAAAGAAACTCAATGTCGTGGGCCTGCTCTCGCTTGCCATGTCCCGGGCCGCAGCCACCGTTCATCCGGGAGGACGGCGCCTGCACGAGATCGCAGACCACATTCTTGACAATGGCGGAGTGCCGGGAGACACGCTCATTGACGTTCGTCCGCGGCAATTCACCGGAACTGCATCGGATTCGGTGTCCAGCCCGGAGCCGCTTCTGTCAGGTCCCACGTCCACCGTGATCGGCGCCATGCTGCTCAATCTCCTCATGCTCGAAGTCATAGAGTGGTTGCAGAAGAACGGCCACACGCCTCCTCTGCTGCGGAGCCAGAATCTGCCGGGCGCGATCGAATACAACCGCACGGTCGGCAAGCCCTACCAGCACCGCCTCAGCCGTCAGCTCGCCTGATTCCGCGCGGCTACTCCTCAGCCACGAGCGTGACCAGGACAAATCCGGGTCGGAGTCCAAGGTACCCCTGGCGGTATTTTCCCTTCAAGCGGTGCCTCACTTCCTCGGCATAGTCCGCCGAGACAAAAATCAAGGACCCGTCGCAATTCTCCGGAATTGTCGTCCAATACCCAACCTCGGGGCGCCGGCGGAGGTACCAGGGAAGCGGCCAGTATTCCTCGCTGATGACCTTGACCGCTCCCGGCGGCGCGCGCTCCGCAAGCGCCGGCACCTTCTTCACGTCGGGTCCGCTGTGAACATAGGCGAGCGGATT
Proteins encoded in this region:
- a CDS encoding sugar isomerase domain-containing protein translates to MSYSERYFNEVMQRLDVARKSNAAAIRQIAPAIGQSIAAGGVLHVFGSGHSEVIAREIIGRAGGLACVSGILDPTGGFIENLVGYGSSLIARHDRQYQLLPGETIIVISNSGKNVSPIEVALYAKEKKLNVVGLLSLAMSRAAATVHPGGRRLHEIADHILDNGGVPGDTLIDVRPRQFTGTASDSVSSPEPLLSGPTSTVIGAMLLNLLMLEVIEWLQKNGHTPPLLRSQNLPGAIEYNRTVGKPYQHRLSRQLA